Proteins encoded together in one Venturia canescens isolate UGA chromosome 10, ASM1945775v1, whole genome shotgun sequence window:
- the mask gene encoding ankyrin repeat domain-containing protein 17 isoform X4, which produces MQNVGQVSTSDSQKNDKTTSVGGSGSGSGGGGVGGGGTSSSSSSLGREVGKTSSSTTTTQSTNSSSTKSETETFSETQPRFMTDSSESEEDSISEVECFAIDQAELDEDNQPETSKFLLTPEDPERSVDPETQARLEALLEAAGIGKLSSGDGKHLADHEVLRRLTSSVSCALDEAAAALTRMRSDNPRIQNDKRSLVEACTDGDVGTVKKLLTEGRSVHETTEEGESILSLACSAGYYELAQVLLAMSANVEDRGIKGDCTPLMEAASAGHVDIVSLLIAHGADVNAQSTSGNTPLMYGCAGGHEEVVKVLLEAGANVEDHNENGHTPLMEAASAGHVPVAKILLEHGAGINTHSNEFKESALTLACYKGHLDMVRFLLEAGADQEHKTDEMHTALMEASMDGHVEVARLLLDSGAQVNMPTDSFESPLTLAACGGHVDLAMLLIERGANIEEVNDEGYTPLMEAAREGHEEMVALLLSQGANINAQTEETQETALTLACCGGFLEVADFLIKAGADIELGASTPLMEAAQEGHLDLVRYLLESSADVHAQTQTGDTALTYACENGHTDVADLLLQYGADLEHESEGGRTPLMKACRAGHLCTVQFLISKLASLNRNTTNNDHTPLSLACAGGHLSVVELLLAQSADPFHKLKDNSTMLIEAAKGGHTSVVQLLLDYPHSIMMNNPHNAAPAPMLMPQQQQQQQQQQQQQQQQPQPSSQQQLPPAATSQQIQQQASTAQLPSNQQNTTNQQQSSPSQQQQQQQQHQQQHQQQQQQQQASEQQNQPQNLQPKYNTQKSLLRKNRSVTMMPDTSLTSAEAQQVRTQPAGETANTNNTNKECATNILDKGSGNFSGLSEANISLGPVNIAVNVANANAASAVGPSTNANNDNSRTNMPFEQMVRKQHIIEEIERVERELLIKSAADHLFLGPSATSGNVIVGQQQQQQPADAVETAESLLPGLLNIDLPAQIAGLVCGSVGTSGSLLDQEAQTAISAYTAGYYMTKRLVLQESLRRAEKEIRPGAPSTLNDNFPIVGNVVAAAAASASSTGVGATNFPSTPPPPLFLPPISSNAGGVATTGNFTTANSASVTTGTIPIVTSNAAVPAPSSPIITGSPTSLGTTGIAPVTTSGNVPSPNVVASAGALSQPITASSDVSQNTAISDRPKAKPVSKKEGKIVRKAAAAAAAAAASGMLTGKIQQQEQQVTLMAGLQQQYQQKQREHTYQVQQVHQLQQLNQQLQLQLDQVQVQQQQQQSPPHQHFQHQATQEQDQEVIEELEENGQPVAAGGFGRYGILKPIQLMECLRPSRGQHGQLGQESPDQAVVLGNPEQELLNRCIGQTECPIWKAIMKNDKNMFELQDGTQVPLETVADIFEALHFDDVPDGPDGQESLYLKKLELMYSDDQQQIPQQQQQQLQIQQPQQQVQAPSQQIQQPQQQQQQQQQQQQQQQQQQQHQQQQQQQVQVQQVQQQGQQQQQQQQQQQQQQQQVQRQKHHWSLRQKSEQEKSVRAKVVAELLADPACAKLVMNGFTRSRRLMQKKGMEVAAAAAAALHRTRPRPAWFEQQKQQQQASLQQQSQPQQPQQQQQPQQQQQQQQQQQQLQQKQLVQPIGGGGGSGIPGQCMSANQVQVATQTQAPSVVAAAAAAAAAAAAGGPTITENEKQVYTVPAAAAAAAGGKGKKARYPLLSQQQTCQQQQQQQQTNVNHQVQPIQQQQQQLQQQQQQLQPQQAQQTSQQQQLPVANFAGQNYQLDPTSVAGQYTTGVAAPVAGGGVAAAPSASYTGANQVPLAPFSCMDVDSETDSNHDTALTLACAGGHEELVEFLLSRGADIEHRDKKGFTPLILAATAGHQKVVEILLNHGADIEAQSERTKDTPLSLACSGGRFEVVELLLNRGANKEHRNVSDYTPLSLAASGGYVNIIKLLLSHGAEINSRTGSKLGISPLMLAAMNGHTAAVKLLLDMGSDINAQIETNRNTALTLACFQGRHEVVSLLLDRKANVEHRAKTGLTPLMEAASGGYVEVGRVLLTKGADVNATPVPSSRDTALTIAADKGHCRFVELLLSRGTQVEVKNKKGNSPLWLAANGGHLSVVELLYYANADIDSQDNRKVSCLMAAFRKGHIKVVKWMVNHVTQFPSDQEMTRYIATVNDKELLEKCSECVKIIRAAKDTQAARANKNASILLEELDMEKTREESRKAAAARRRERKKKKKLERKEEKRKLFEENKKNETIYEDKEENGKKSDDDDADREDDSDHEGGGGGGGANANPTCSSSGNAAASNVETCERLGNAPSPVNRSPEDPDKEEGDSGFDANSQGSCSSNDVKARERKKDKKKKKNNAGPGNNINNNNNDKDTSPHRSTKSSIPSTNSSSNVGGQNTVTPTKSQTSNADKRTQAAAAASASSNVATSSTTAAPSSVSSTRAATAAAVNSSERKLKGQLVFESSRHPADREDFEATGNETYISGKGKKSNANQQYDDSVGGNVKTNNSTSPKQGGKREEGWKEVVRKGQSDDSGRFMNSPFRSKKVSVPPNAISRVIGRGGSNINAIRGATGAHIEVEKQSKSQGERIITIKGSTDATKQAHTLIAALIKDPDVDILQMLQKAKPTVVTCSSWDKTTIPLSSIATKSRTATSAVAGASSKTSSAASSVTGSQSNKSGSNVNGGATGNSSSSSVGYNSGPTPVAQLMPLRSSSSIKLAGAFPAPMSRTTAPRLVAAAPATPQQTSGQQSNLSTSMGGTGAGAGGAGASVVPGGSSCSSSSSSSSSSSSSSSSSAASAPASSTSALSGGTSSSFGSSSMTGLTSVSSTISSSVIVGVTRTSPKHCRPLPTLSAPPILHYNNAGKTLYSSGGSTTTNLQSANHPNVLSNGPDNTNMVVTSSNSVRVTPSPPAISSQNSIHNHPNILNQQQNQPSYHPHHQSQQQPQQQQKQQTSQQLQQQQIMQSSQQQPPQQLSTNAQTQSQSQQQMRSSTPVAPTIVEHQQAQQQPTNTPLEYSLFNDTFSKVTQQSMWGGRENESQKGMNFATVAGGGINVNSSSNNSANKFIDSAPPQVDASKAPGYRGATAMCSPVSSKAQSSGSGGGASGGVNPIGSGVSPSGIHSNNPMQQGQFQSSVNYNEHQQQHQTNKAPGSLAVARPVMSQQNIELSQYNRQVYQSEIGSRGGSGGGSSTHQHQQQQQQQQQQQHVMQQQQGSNSQASSIDVNLFKSSNSGFEHQNVNSSLLRMVPSDAQAAAHPMMPFHPHMQSFAQTMGGQSSTVNTTVSMSRLNPRAPDFSSTLHLNNKAQVTMLNTPTGIHPNMFANVPGGVPPSATAIQQSNNLAMLGAANFPMGKYQQGGGALPPPPPPPGASRVATNLASSNGGQTRWPFVPPPNNCPPPPHQDPMMGQISFPNHLGSIAGQSGNIDLITSLENGGSPAMSPSSPAQVVAQEISQIKIEDRKVPRPIGTERAWKNYATSMGPGGDADSINWMLNNEKLVNSWANIAQPGMDRHQMFRPNTSYNRMSNIDAELHQMMESTYQGHLDNQQQAFPNGSAAAAAAAAAAAGLSLIPGLALLPGQFSTPGLPEIPHNENPKMEPPSWGMSDPTQEKQHPGWNKWSH; this is translated from the exons atgcagaatgTAGGACAAGTGAGCACCTCGGATAGCCAGAAGAACGATAAAACAACTAGTGTTGGTGGTAGTGGTAGTGGTAGTGGCGGTGGTGGTGTAGGTGGTGGTGGtacgtcgtcctcgtcgtcgtcgttgggACGGGAAGTTGGTAAAACGTCGTCGTCGACAACTACAACACAGTCGACCAATTCAAGCTCCACTAAGTCTGAGACCGAGACATTTTCGGAAACGCAACCACGCTTTATGACAGACTCGTCGGAGAGCGAGGAGGACAGCATATCAGAg GTGGAGTGCTTTGCCATAGATCAGGCCGAATTGGACGAAGATAATCAACCGGAAACTTCAAAGTTTCTGTTGACGCCGGAAGACCCGGAACGTTCGGTGGATCCAGAAACTCAAGCGCGCCTCGAGGCTCTCCTCGAGGCAGCAGGTATTGGTAAATTATCATCCGGGGATGGAAAACATCTGGCGGATCACGAAGTTCTCAGACGTTTAACGTCTAGTGTATCTTGTGCATTGGACGAAGCCGCAGCGGCTCTCACTCGCATGAGAAGCGACAATCCACGAATACAGAACGACAAGAGATCCCTCGTCGAGGCTTGTACAGACGGGGACGTTGGTACTGTTAAAAAACTCCTCACTGAGGGACGTAGCGTTCACGAAACAACGGAGGAGGGTGAGAGTATTCTCTCGCTCGCTTGTTCTGCAGGATATTACGAACTTGCGCAG GTATTGTTGGCGATGAGCGCAAACGTGGAAGATCGCGGCATCAAAGGGGATTGCACCCCTTTGATGGAGGCAGCAAGCGCCGGTCACGTCGACATTGTCAGTTTACTTATTGCTCATGGGGCTGATGTCAACGCCCAATCGACCTCTG GCAACACGCCTCTGATGTATGGTTGCGCGGGCGGCCATGAGGAAGTCGTTAAAGTATTGCTCGAAGCTGGCGCCAATGTCGAAGATCACAATGAGAATGGTCACACACCGCTCATGGAAGCCGCGAGCGCGGGTCACGTGCCCGTTGCTAAAATCTTACTCGAACACGGGGCTGGCATCAACACCCATTCGAACGAATTCAAAGAGTCCGCTCTTACTTTGGCGTGTTACAAGGGTCATCTGGATATGGTTCGATTTCTGCTCGAAGCTGGCGCCGATCAG GAACACAAAACCGACGAGATGCACACCGCACTTATGGAGGCTTCGATGGACGGTCACGTGGAAGTGGCGCGTTTGCTCCTGGATTCCGGTGCTCAGGTGAACATGCCAACGGACAGTTTCGAGTCGCCTTTGACTTTAGCAGCTTGCGGTGGTCACGTTGATCTCGCGATGCTGTTAATCGAAAGAGGCGCCAATATTGAGGAGGTCAACGATGAAGGTTACACGCCGTTGATGGAGGCAGCACGGGAAGGTCACGAGGAAATGGTTGCTCTTCTCCTCAGTCAGG GCGCGAACATCAACGCCCAGACGGAAGAGACTCAAGAAACCGCCCTGACGTTGGCTTGTTGCGGTGGTTTTCTCGAAGTTGctgattttctaataaaagCCGGGGCTGACATCGAATTAGGAGCGTCAACGCCGCTTATGGAAGCAGCCCAAGAAGGACATTTAGATCTGGTGCGTTATCTCCTCGAGTCTTCGGCGGACGTTCACGCTCAGACCCAAACAGGCGACACGGCGTTAACGTATGCTTGCGAAAACGGTCACACCGACGTGGCGGATCTTCTTCTGCAGTATGGAGCGGATCTG gagCACGAATCTGAGGGAGGCCGAACACCATTGATGAAAGCGTGCAGAGCAGGTCATTTGTGTACGGTACAGTTTCTCATATCGAAATTGGCGAGTTTGAATAGAAATACGACGAACAACGATCATACACCATTGTCGCTTGCCTGTGCCGGTGGACATTTGTCCGTCGTTGAGTTACTGTTGGCCCAATCGGCCGATCCATTCCATAAGTTAAAGGACAATTCTACTATGCTTATCGAGGCTGCTAAGGGTGGTCATACAAGTGTGGTACAGTTGCTGTTGGATTATCCACATAGCATTATGATGAACAACCCCCACAACGCTGCCCCAGCACCGATGTTAATGCctcagcagcaacagcaacaacaacaacaacagcaacagcagcagcagcagcctcAACCGTCCTCTCAACAACAATTGCCCCCAGCTGCAACCTCTCAGCAAATTCAGCAACAGGCTTCGACCGCTCAACTACCATCGAATCAACAAAATACAACTAATCAACAGCAATCCTCACCGAgtcaacagcagcaacaacagcaacaacaccAACAGCAGCaccaacaacagcagcaacagcaacaagcTAGCGAACAACAAAATCAGCCACAAAATTTGCAACCAAAGTATAACACGCAAAAATCGTTGTTAAGGAAAAATCGATCTGTCACGATGATGCCTGACACGAGTCTCACTTCCGCCGAAGCGCAGCAAGTCAGAACTCAACCTGCAGGCGAAACTGCGAATACTAATAATACCAATAAGGAATGTGCTACCAATATTCTCGACAAAGGCAGCGGCAATTTCTCCGGTCTGTCCGAAGCCAACATCAGTCTTGGACCTGTCAACATTGCTGTCAATGTTGCCAATGCTAACGCCGCTTCAGCTGTTGGCCCTTCTACCAACGCCAACAATGATAATTCACGCACGAATATGCCCTTCGAACAGATGGTTAGGAAACAGCATATTATCGAAGAAATCGAG AGGGTAGAACGAGAGTTGCTGATTAAAAGTGCGGCGGATCATTTGTTTCTTGGTCCATCCGCGACTTCCGGGAACGTTATTGTTggacaacagcagcaacaacaaccaGCGGACGCTGTAGAAACGGCCGAATCACTGTTGCCGGGTTTACTCAACATCGATTTGCCTGCTCAAATTGCCG GTCTCGTTTGCGGCTCAGTGGGAACTTCCGGGAGTCTTTTGGACCAAGAGGCTCAAACAGCAATATCGGCTTACACCGCGGGTTATTACATGACGAAAAGGCTTGTTTTGCAAGAGAGTTTGCGACGAgctgaaaaagaaattcgtcCCGGTGCCCCCTCGACGCTAAACGATAATTTTCCAATAGTTGGAAACGTCGTTGCAGCCGCGGCCGCTTCAGCCTCGTCAACGGGTGTCGGAGCAACTAATTTTCCGAGCACACCACCACCGCCGTTATTTTTGCCACCGATATCGAGCAACGCTGGAGGTGTCGCGACAACAGGCAATTTTACAACAGCGAATAGCGCCTCGGTAACTACTGGAACAATCCCGATTGTAACGAGCAATGCTGCTGTACCAGCACCGAGTTCACCGATTATAACCGGCTCACCCACGAGCCTTGGAACCACCGGTATTGCCCCGGTCACCACTTCTGGTAACGTTCCATCGCCCAACGTCGTAGCTTCTGCCGGCGCTCTTTCTCAACCAATCACGGCGAGCAGCGACGTCAGCCAAAATACAGCTATAAGCGATCGACCAAAAGCAAAACCGGTCTCAAAGAAAGAAGGGAAAATCGTGAGAAAAGCCGCTGCTGCGGCTGCTGCCGCTGCGGCCTCCGGTATGCTCACTGGAAAAATACAACAACAAGAACAACAAGTTACCCTTATGGCTGGATTGCAACAACAGTATCAGCAGAAACAACGAGAACATACCTATCAAGTTCAACAAGTACATCAACTTCAACAATTGAATCAACAGCTTCAATTGCAGCTTGATCAAGTTCAG gtgcaacaacaacagcagcaatcTCCACCGCATCAACACTTTCAGCATCAAGCGACCCAGGAACAAGACCAAGAAGTTATTGAAGAATTAGAAGAAAACGGTCAACCTGTAGCCGCTGGCGGGTTCGGACGTTACGGCATTCTCAAGCCTATACAACTTATGGAATGTCTTCGTCCTTCCCGAGGTCAACATGGTCAACTTGGCCAG GAGAGCCCTGATCAGGCCGTAGTTCTCGGAAACCCGGAGCAAGAGCTGCTCAATAGATGTATCGGACAAACGGAATGTCCGATCTGGAAGGcaattatgaaaaatgataaaaacatGTTCGAGCTGCAGGACGGTACGCAAGTTCCCCTCGAGACCGTTGCCGACATTTTCGAAGCGCTTCACTTCGATGATGTTCCCGATG gACCAGATGGTCAGGAGAGTCTATACCTTAAAAAGTTAGAGCTGATGTACAGCGACGATCAGCAACAAATTCctcaacagcagcagcagcaactgCAAATCCAACAACCACAACAGCAGGTGCAAGCGCCATCACAACAAATTCAACAAccacaacagcagcagcaacaacaacaacaacagcaacaacaacaacaacaacaacaacagcaccaacaacaacaacagcagcaggtACAAGTCCAACAGGTTCAACAACAGggccaacaacaacaacaacagcagcagcagcagcagcaacagcaacagcaagtTCAGCGGCAAAAACATCACTGGTCTTTGCGTCAAAAGTCTGAGCAG GAGAAAAGCGTTCGCGCAAAGGTCGTAGCCGAATTACTGGCCGATCCTGCCTGTGCTAAATTGGTAATGAACGGTTTTACGAGGAGTCGACGTTTGatgcagaaaaaaggaatgGAGGTGgctgcagcagcagcagcggcgtTGCACCGTACGCGACCACGTCCTGCTTGGTTCGAGCAGCaaaaacagcagcagcaggcaTCCCTCCAGCAACAATCTCAGCCACAGCAGCctcagcaacagcagcaaccgcagcagcagcagcagcagcagcaacaacagcagcaactgCAACAAAAGCAGCTGGTTCAACCGATCGGAGGCGGTGGAGGTAGCGGAATTCCTGGCCAGTGTATGTCTGCAAATCAAGTGCAAGTGGCGACCCAAACGCAAGCACCCTCGGTCGTTGCGGCAGCGGCAGCAGCGGCCGCTGCCGCCGCAGCCGGCGGTCCAACGATCACGGAGAACGAGAAACAAGTTTACACGGTTCCAGCAGCGGCAGCAGCAGCTGCAGGAGGCAAAGGCAAAAAAGCTCGGTATCCTCTGCTCTCTCAGCAGCAAACGTgccagcagcaacaacagcagcagcaaacAAATGTGAATCATCAAGTGCAGCCTAtccaacaacaacagcaacaacttcaacaacaacagcagcaattGCAACCTCAACAGGCTCAGCAAACGAGTCAGCAGCAACAACTTCCGGTTGCTAATTTCGCTGGACAAAATTATCAACTAGATCCGACATCCGTTGCTGGGCAATATACAACCGGAGTCGCAGCTCCTGTCGCAGGCGGCGGTGTTGCAGCCGCTCCTTCCGCAAGCTATACCGGAGCTAACCAAGTACCTCTTGCTCCTTTCTCTTGCATGGATGTCGACTCCGAGACCGATAGTAATCACGATACCGCCTTGACCCTTGCCTGCGCCGGCGGTCACGAGGAactcgttgaatttttattgtcgAGAGGAGCTGATATCGAGCACCGCGACAAAAAAGGCTTCACTCCTCTGATACTCGCTGCTACAGCGGGACATCAAAAAGTCGTCGAGATACTTTTGAATCACGGGGCTGATATCGAAGCTCAGTCGGAACGTACTAAGGATACTCCGTTGTCGCTGGCATGCAGCGGAGGCAGATTCGAAGTTGTTGAACTATTGCTTAATCGAGGAGCGAACAAGGAACATCGCAATGTTTCGGATTACACGCCCTTGAGTCTCGCCGCTTCTGGCGGCTACGTAAATATAATTAAATTACTGCTGAGCCACGGTGCTGAAATAAATTCACGGACGGGATCGAAGCTTGGAATTTCGCCGCTTATGCTGGCTGCGATGAACGGACATACCGCAGCGGTTAAACTTCTCCTTGATATGGGCAGTGACATCAACGCCCAAATCGAAACAAATCGTAATACCGCATTGACTCTTGCCTGCTTCCAAGGTCGACACGAAGTCGTTAGCCTTCTTCTCGATCGTAAAGCCAACGTCGAACATCGAGCTAAAACTGGTTTAACGCCTCTCATGGAGGCCGCCAGCGGTGGATACGTCGAAGTTGGTCGCGTACTTTTGACCAAAGGAGCCGACGTTAACGCGACTCCTGTACCTTCCTCGAGGGACACCGCCCTGACGATCGCCGCGGACAAAGGTCATTGTCGCTTCGTCGAATTATTACTGTCCCGAGGAACTCAGGTCGAAGTCAAGAACAAAAAAGGCAACAGCCCTCTGTGGCTGGCAGCGAACGGCGGACATCTCAGTGTCGTCGAGTTACTATACTACGCTAACGCCGACATCGATTCCCAGGACAATCGCAAAGTCTCCTGTCTCATGGCCGCTTTTCGCAAGGGCCACATCAAGGTCGTCAAATGGATGGTTAATCACGTAACGCAATTTCCCAGCGATCAAGAAATGACGAGATACATAGCGACAGTGAACGATAAAGAATTGTTGGAGAAATGTTCCGAATGCGTGAAAATCATACGCGCCGCTAAGGACACTCAAGCTGCAAGAGCGAATAAAAATGCCTCGATATTGCTCGAGGAATTGGACATGGAAAAAACAAGAGAAGAGTCAAGAAAAGCTGCCGCCGCAAGGcgcagagaaagaaagaaaaagaagaaactcgaaaggaaagaagagaaaCGAAAGTTATTCGAAGAgaacaagaaaaatgaaacCATTTACGAAGACAAAGaggaaaatggaaagaaatCGGATGACGACGATGCTGATAGGGAGGACGACAGCGATCACGAAGGAGGTGGAGGCGGCGGTGGCGCAAATGCCAATCCAACCTGCTCAAGCTCCGGCAATGCGGCAGCTTCGAACGTCGAAACATGCGAGAGACTGGGCAACGCACCTTCTCCTGTCAACCGAAGCCCTGAGGATCCTGACAAAGAGGAAGGTGACAGTGGCTTCGATGCCAATAGCCAAGGAAGCTGTAGCAGCAACGACGTCAAAGCTCGGGAAAGGAAAAAGgacaaaaagaagaaaaagaacaacGCCGGGCCTGGGAAcaatatcaataataataataacgacaaAGATACGTCACCGCATAGATCGACTAAATCCTCCATACCATCGACTAATTCGTCATCCAACGTCGGTGGACAAAACACCGTAACACCAACCAAGTCTCAAACTTCCAACGCCGACAA acGAACCCAAGCAGCGGCAGCAGCGAGTGCGAGTAGCAACGTCGCAACCTCGAGCACCACGGCCGCACCATCGTCAGTCTCGAGCACAAGAGCGGCGACCGCAGCTGCCGTTAATTCGAGCGAACGAAAACTCAAAGGACAACTTGTTTTTGAGTCATCGAGGCATCCCGCAGATCGTGAGGATTTCGAGGCCACCGGAAACGAGACTTATATCTCGGGCAAAGGCAAAAAATCCAATGCCAATCAGCAATACGACGATTCCGTTGGTGGCAATGTCAAAACGAACAATTCAACCAGCCCGAAACAAGGCGGTAAGCGCGAGGAAGGATGGAAAGAAGTTGTACGAAA AGGACAATCGGACGATTCGGGAAGATTTATGAATTCTCCATTCCGCTCGAAGAAAGTTTCCGTTCCACCGAACGCCATAAGTCGAGTGATTGGTCGTGGTGGTAGCAACATAAATGCCATTAGAGGAGCGACCGGAGCCCACATCGAAGTGGAAAAACAGAGCAAATCCCAGGGCGAAAGAATCATAACGATCAA AGGATCGACCGACGCGACGAAACAAGCGCATACGTTAATAGCAGCTCTGATAAAAGATCCGGACGTGGATATACTTCAAATGCTACAGAAAGCGAAGCCGACGGTCGTTACATGTTCATCTTGGGACAAAACGACAATTCCATTGTCAAGCATC GCAACAAAGAGTCGAACAGCGACTTCGGCGGTGGCGGGCGCATCGTCGAAAACGTCGAGTGCAGCGAGCAGCGTGACTGGATCACAATCGAACAAATCTGGCAGCAACGTGAACGGTGGAGCAACTGGTAACAGCAGCTCGAGCAGCGTTGGTTACAATTCTGGACCAACGCCAGTCGCTCAATTAATGCCACTCCGTTCGTCATCGAGCATTAAGTTGGCAGGAGCTTTTCCAGCTCCAATGTCTCGTACAACTGCCCCGAGACTCGTCGCAGCCG CCCCGGCAACGCCACAGCAGACATCCGGACAGCAATCGAATTTGTCCACGTCGATGGGAGGAACCGGAGCCGGTGCTGGGGGAGCTGGTGCCTCGGTCGTCCCTGGTGGTTCCTCGtgctcgtcctcgtcgtcgtcctcctcatcgtcctcctcgtcgtcgtcctcgtcagCCGCATCAGCTCCAGCGTCATCGACTTCCGCTCTCTCCGGGGGGACTTCCTCGTCTTTTGGTTCCTCCTCGATGACCGGCTTGACCTCCGTCAGCTCGACCATCTCGAGCAGCGTCATTGTTGGCGTCACGAGAACATCGCCGAAACACTGCCGACCACTGCCAACGCTATCAGCACCGCCGATATTACATTATAACAACGCTGGTAAAACTTTGTACTCGTCCGGGGGATCGACCACTACCAATCTACAATCCGCTAATCACCCCAACGTCTTGTCCAACGGTCCGGACAATACCAACATGGTCGTTACCTCGAGCAATTCTGTTCGCGTTACACCCTCCCCACCCGCGATATCCTCACAAAATTCCATCCACAATCATCCTAATATTTTAAATCAACAACAGAATCAACCCTCTTACCATCCCCACCATCAATCGCAACAGCAACCCcagcaacaacaaaaacaacaaACTTCCCAGCAGCTCCAACAACAACAAATTATGCAATCTTCCCAGCAACAACCACCTCAACAATTGTCGACTAACGCTCAGACACAGTCACAGAGCCAACAACAAATGCGCAGCTCTACTCCCGTTGCACCTACGATAGTCGAACATCAACAAGCTCAACAACAACCGACCAATACACCTCTCGAATATTCGCTATTCAATGATACCTTTTCCAAAGTTACGCAACAATCTATGTGGGGAGGACGCGAAAATGAGTCTCAAAAaggcatgaattttgctacgGTTGCCGGCGGCGGAATTAACGTTAATTCATCCAGTAACAATTCCGCTAACAAATTTATCGACAGCGCACCTCCTCAG gtGGACGCTTCTAAGGCTCCGGGATACAGAGGAGCAACAGCGATGTGTTCACCGGTGTCGAGTAAAGCTCAGTCGAGTGGTTCGGGCGGTGGTGCGAGTGGCGGAGTGAATCCAATTGGGAGTGGAGTTTCACCTTCGGGAATCCACAGTAACAATCCAATGCAGCAAGGGCAATTTCAATCGTCAGTTAATTATAACGAGCATCAACAACAACACCAAACGAACAAAGCGCCAGGAAGTTTGGCGGTAGCGAGACCGGTAATGAGTCAGCAAAATATAGAGCTATCGCAGTACAATAGGCAGGTATACCAGTCCGAAATAGGCAGTAGAGGAGGATCAGGCGGAGGCTCGTCGACGCATCAACaccagcaacagcagcaacaacagcaacagcagcagcacgtGATGCAACAGCAGCAAGGTTCAAACTCGCAAGCAAGTTCGATCGATGTGAACTTGTTTAAATCGAGCAACAGCGGTTTCGAGCATCAAAATGTTAATTCGAGTTTGCTAAGAATGGTACCGAGTGACGCGCAGGCAGCAGCACATCCAATGATGCCTTTTCACCCGCACATGCAGAGCTTCGCTCAAACAATGGGCGGCCAATCGTCCACCGTCAATACAACCGTCAGTATGTCTCGTTTGAATCCGCGCGCACCTGATTTCTCGAGCACTCTCCACCTCAACAACAAAGCCCAAGTGACGATGCTTAATACACCCACGGGAATACATCCGAACATGTTTGCCAACGTCCCAGGCGGCGTTCCACCATCTGCAACCGCTATACAACAATCGAATAATCTCGCGATGCTAGGAGCTGCCAATTTTCCGATGGGAAAATACCAGCAAGGCGGAGGAGCTCTGCCACCTCCACCTCCTCCACCAGGAGCTTCGAGAGTCGCTACGAATTTAGCTTCGTCCAATGGCGGACAAACCAGATGGCCGTTTGTACCCCCGCCCAACAATTGTCCACCTCCCCCTCATCAGGATCCTATGATGGGGCAAATCAGCTTCCCCAATCACTTGGGAAGCATAGCTGGACAGTCGGGCAATATCGATCTTATAACCAGCCTTGAAAACGGTGGCTCGCCCGCGATGTCACCCTCCAGCCCTGCTCAAGTCGTTGCCCAGGAAATCAGTCAGATCAAAATTGAAGATCGCAAGGTTCCTCGTCCGATCGGGACCGAGAGAGCGTGGAAAAATTATGCCACTAGCATGGGACCCGGCGGTGATGCAGACTCCATCAACTGGATGCTGAACAATGAGAAACTCGTCAACTCTTGGGCCAACATCGCCCAACCTGGAATGGATAGACATCAAATGTTTCGACCAAACACCTCGTACAATCGAATGTCTAATATCGATGCAGAGCTTCATCAAATGATGGAATCAACTTATCAG GGACATTTGGACAATCAGCAGCAAGCATTCCCGAACGGAAGTGCAGCGGCCgcagctgctgctgctgccgcgGCCGGACTTTCCTTGATCCCGGGACTCGCTCTGTTACCCGGACAATTTAGCACTCCTGGCCTGCCCGAAATACCTCACAACGAAAACCCTAAAATGGAACCACCTTCGTGGGGAATGTCCGACCCAACCCAAGAAAAACAGCATCCG gGCTGGAATAAATGGAGCCATTAA